One genomic region from Leptospira tipperaryensis encodes:
- a CDS encoding VOC family protein, which produces MIHHIAIGTLNVKTLSDFYETLPGLKRIQEHWNEDKTLRSVWFQAGEILLMLESDSIVKAPKALIFSAASLEPSTINGLPKWIQETEYTKYFRDLDGNLIGYSSYPNPWPF; this is translated from the coding sequence ATGATCCATCACATTGCGATCGGTACTCTGAACGTAAAAACTCTTTCCGATTTTTACGAGACTCTTCCCGGACTCAAAAGAATTCAGGAGCACTGGAACGAGGACAAAACCCTTCGTTCGGTTTGGTTCCAAGCGGGGGAAATTCTTTTGATGTTGGAATCGGATTCGATCGTAAAAGCTCCCAAAGCTCTGATTTTTTCCGCGGCAAGTTTAGAACCTTCTACGATCAACGGTCTTCCGAAATGGATTCAAGAAACGGAATATACAAAATACTTCCGTGATTTGGACGGGAATTTAATCGGATATTCTTCGTATCCGAATCCTTGGCCTTTTTAA
- a CDS encoding NAD(P)/FAD-dependent oxidoreductase codes for MNSKSTQPVKVAVIGGGAAGFFGAIQIATEKNCSVTLLEKGKQFLSKVRISGGGRCNVTHHCLDPELMSKNYPRGERELRWAFETFGPKDTIRWYEERGVLLKTEPDGRMFPITDSSETILQALFQEAKKVGVNLKTEMEIHSVTPNENSKFEIKLKSGEILEFDKILFATGSGRKAWNWLQTMGHTILDPVPSLFTFKISDPKITDLSGLAFEKTECSLMDFGYSQIGPLLITHWGLSGPAILKLSAKGARELFEKEYNTTLRVNLLPGMKKEEVRKKIEKEKELHPAKLIVNTPVLGIPRRYWERILEIHAIGASKTWSGLSSKDLHLLTEELTDGRFQILGKGEFKDEFVTCGGVSRKEVNFKTMESKVVPGIYFAGEVLDVDGVTGGFNFQNAWTTSYIAAQGILSSF; via the coding sequence ATGAATTCCAAATCCACACAACCTGTGAAAGTCGCCGTGATTGGCGGAGGCGCCGCCGGTTTTTTTGGAGCGATTCAAATCGCGACCGAAAAAAATTGTTCAGTTACGCTTCTCGAAAAAGGAAAACAATTTCTTTCCAAGGTGAGAATCTCTGGCGGCGGAAGATGTAACGTTACTCACCATTGTCTTGATCCGGAACTCATGAGTAAGAACTATCCGAGGGGAGAAAGGGAACTTCGCTGGGCCTTTGAAACCTTCGGGCCGAAGGATACGATTCGTTGGTACGAGGAAAGGGGTGTACTTTTAAAAACGGAACCCGATGGAAGAATGTTTCCGATTACGGATTCTTCCGAGACGATTTTGCAGGCCCTCTTTCAAGAAGCAAAAAAGGTCGGAGTCAATCTCAAGACCGAAATGGAAATTCACTCCGTAACTCCGAACGAGAATTCTAAATTTGAAATCAAATTGAAGTCCGGAGAAATATTAGAATTTGATAAAATTCTTTTTGCTACGGGATCGGGGAGAAAGGCGTGGAATTGGTTGCAGACGATGGGACATACGATCTTGGATCCTGTTCCTTCCTTGTTCACGTTTAAAATTTCCGATCCAAAAATTACCGATCTTTCCGGACTTGCCTTTGAAAAAACTGAATGTTCTCTCATGGACTTCGGTTATTCCCAGATCGGTCCTTTGTTAATCACTCACTGGGGATTGAGCGGTCCCGCGATCTTAAAGCTTTCAGCCAAGGGCGCGAGAGAATTGTTCGAAAAAGAATACAATACGACTCTAAGAGTCAATCTGCTTCCGGGGATGAAGAAGGAAGAGGTCCGGAAAAAAATCGAAAAAGAAAAAGAACTTCATCCCGCAAAACTTATAGTCAATACTCCCGTTTTGGGAATTCCAAGAAGATATTGGGAAAGAATATTAGAAATTCATGCTATTGGCGCTTCGAAAACTTGGTCGGGACTGTCTTCGAAAGATTTGCATTTGTTAACCGAAGAGCTGACCGACGGAAGATTTCAGATTTTGGGGAAGGGCGAATTTAAAGACGAGTTTGTCACTTGCGGCGGAGTCAGTAGAAAGGAAGTGAACTTCAAAACGATGGAAAGTAAGGTCGTACCGGGAATCTACTTCGCAGGCGAAGTTTTGGATGTGGACGGAGTCACCGGAGGGTTTAATTTTCAAAACGCCTGGACGACTTCTTATATCGCCGCTCAAGGAATTCTTTCATCGTTTTAA
- a CDS encoding DoxX family protein — MDRWNQWLQEHRDWLVDFLRIYLGGVLIYKGLEFLSNTDGLIRLMEMNNAPMASALLAHYIVIAHICGGILLLSGLLTRFAAILQVPVLIGAVLFIHGKEGFMAPGSNLPYAAMILLLLFHFSLYGSGRISADYYIETHKSV; from the coding sequence ATGGATCGCTGGAACCAATGGCTTCAAGAACATCGGGATTGGTTGGTGGACTTCTTGCGGATCTATCTGGGGGGAGTCTTGATATACAAAGGTCTTGAGTTCCTATCGAATACGGATGGGTTGATTCGTTTGATGGAGATGAATAACGCGCCAATGGCGTCTGCGTTACTCGCTCATTACATTGTAATCGCTCATATCTGCGGCGGGATTCTTCTTCTGTCCGGATTGTTGACTCGTTTTGCGGCTATACTTCAAGTTCCGGTTTTGATAGGAGCCGTTTTGTTTATTCACGGGAAGGAAGGATTTATGGCGCCCGGTTCGAATTTACCTTACGCCGCGATGATTCTTCTTTTGCTCTTTCACTTTTCACTCTACGGCTCGGGGAGAATTTCGGCCGATTATTATATCGAAACCCACAAAAGCGTATAA